Part of the Jatrophihabitans sp. GAS493 genome, TGTATCCCGACCAAGGCGCTCCTGCACGCCGGCGAGGTCGCTGACGCGTCCCGGGAGGGCGCGCAATTCGGCGTCGTGGCCACCTTCGAAAGTATCGACAGCGTCGCCCTGAACGCCTACAAGGACGGGGTTGTCTCGCGCCTCTACAAGGGGCTGCAGGGCCTCATCAAGAGCCGCAACATCAACGTCGTCGAGGGCGAGGGTCGTCTCGTCGGACCGAAGACCGTTGCGGTCGGCGACGACACCTACACCGGTGCCAACGTCGTGCTGGCCACCGGCTCCTACGCTCGGACGCTGCCGGGTCTGGAGATCGACGGCACTCGCGTCATCACCAGCGACCAGGCCCTGCAACTCGATCACGTACCGGGGTCGGCCATCATTCTCGGCGGCGGGGTCATCGGCTGTGAATTCGCCAGCGCCTGGACCTCCTTCGGAACCAACGTGACCATCGTGGAGGCACTCCCGCACCTCGTGCCGCTGGAGGACGAGGCCAACTCCAAGCTGCTCGAACGCGCCTTCCGCAAGCGCAAGATCGCCTTCAAACTTGGTGTTCGCTACGAGCGCTTCGAGCACACCGACTCCGGCGTCCGGGTCTTCCTGGCCAGTGGCGAGGCGATCGAGGCCGATGTCTTGCTGGTGGCCGTGGGCCGTGGACCGACATCGGCCAACCTCGGGTACGAGGAGAACGGCATCACGCTCGACCGCGGCTTCGTCGTCGTCGATGAGTACTGCCGGACCGGTGTCGACGGCGTTTACGCTGTCGGCGACCTGATCCCGACGCTGCAGCTGGCCCACGTCGGATTCGCCGAAGGGATCCTGGTCGCTGAGCAGATCGCCGGGCTTCCGGTCGTACCGATCGACTACGCGGGTGTTCCGCGCATCACCTACTCCGAGCCGGAGGTCGCTTCGGTCGGGCTGACCGAGGCCGACGCGGTCGAGCGGCTGGGCGCCGACAAGGTGACGACGCTGACCTACGACCTCGGCGGCAACGGCAAGTCGCAGATTCTCAAGACCCAGGGCGCGGT contains:
- the lpdA gene encoding dihydrolipoyl dehydrogenase encodes the protein MADHQADLVILGAGSGGYAAALRAAELGKSVVLVEKDKVGGTCLHRGCIPTKALLHAGEVADASREGAQFGVVATFESIDSVALNAYKDGVVSRLYKGLQGLIKSRNINVVEGEGRLVGPKTVAVGDDTYTGANVVLATGSYARTLPGLEIDGTRVITSDQALQLDHVPGSAIILGGGVIGCEFASAWTSFGTNVTIVEALPHLVPLEDEANSKLLERAFRKRKIAFKLGVRYERFEHTDSGVRVFLASGEAIEADVLLVAVGRGPTSANLGYEENGITLDRGFVVVDEYCRTGVDGVYAVGDLIPTLQLAHVGFAEGILVAEQIAGLPVVPIDYAGVPRITYSEPEVASVGLTEADAVERLGADKVTTLTYDLGGNGKSQILKTQGAVKLVAEKGGPVLGVHMVGARVGELIAEAQLIYNWEALPSEVAQLIHPHPTQSEALGEAHLALAGKPLHTHN